A DNA window from Comamonas fluminis contains the following coding sequences:
- the hflK gene encoding FtsH protease activity modulator HflK: protein MNFSQRVHRLAVLPQRIRGMFNLNDPRWGRGDNNNEDASQSSNSPSDNDRPSSPAPAPEQPPRPRPSSSQQGQPPDLDELWRDLNRKLSGLFGGKPGGGRGLPPGRNGGGQPAEPFNPGKGVFLIAGVAVLIWLGTGFFIVQEGQQAVITQFGKYKSTVGAGFNWRLPYPLQKHELVYVSQIRSADVGSDNIVRSTGLRESAMLTEDENIVEIKFAVQYRLSDARAWLFESRSPSEAVVQVAESAVREVVGKMKMDTALAEERDQIAPRVRDLMQTILDRYKVGVEVVGINLQQGGVRPPEQVQASFDDVLKAGQERERAKNEAQAYANDVVPRATGSAARLGEEAQAYKSKIVAQAQGDAGRFSSLYSEYQKAPQVTRDRLYLDTMQQIYSNVTKVLVESRQGSNLLYLPLDKIMSGVGSAANAAATGDAAAPASSTTPAATVRVVPNPAGDARSRDARSRDRDAR, encoded by the coding sequence ATGAATTTTTCACAACGCGTTCATCGCTTGGCGGTGCTACCGCAACGCATTCGCGGGATGTTCAACTTGAACGACCCGCGCTGGGGTCGTGGCGACAACAACAACGAAGATGCCTCGCAGTCCAGCAATTCGCCTTCGGACAACGATCGGCCATCTTCTCCTGCGCCAGCGCCTGAGCAGCCACCCCGTCCTCGTCCATCCTCGTCCCAGCAAGGTCAGCCACCTGATCTGGATGAGCTGTGGCGCGATCTCAATCGTAAGCTCTCGGGTCTGTTTGGCGGCAAACCCGGCGGCGGCCGTGGCCTGCCTCCCGGTCGCAATGGCGGCGGTCAGCCTGCCGAGCCCTTTAATCCGGGCAAGGGCGTGTTTCTGATTGCTGGCGTGGCTGTGCTGATTTGGCTGGGTACTGGCTTTTTCATCGTGCAGGAAGGCCAGCAGGCGGTTATCACCCAGTTTGGCAAGTACAAGAGCACGGTGGGGGCGGGCTTCAACTGGCGCCTGCCTTACCCGCTGCAAAAGCATGAGCTGGTCTATGTCTCGCAGATTCGCTCTGCGGATGTGGGCAGCGACAACATCGTGCGCAGCACCGGTCTGCGTGAATCGGCCATGCTGACCGAAGACGAAAACATCGTCGAGATCAAATTCGCCGTGCAGTACCGCCTGAGTGATGCCCGTGCCTGGCTGTTTGAAAGCCGCAGCCCCTCCGAAGCGGTGGTGCAGGTGGCCGAATCTGCAGTGCGCGAAGTGGTTGGCAAGATGAAGATGGATACCGCTCTGGCTGAAGAGCGTGACCAGATTGCCCCGCGTGTGCGTGACCTGATGCAAACCATTCTGGATCGCTACAAAGTGGGCGTTGAAGTGGTGGGCATCAATCTGCAGCAAGGTGGTGTGCGTCCGCCCGAGCAGGTGCAGGCATCGTTTGACGATGTGCTCAAGGCCGGTCAGGAACGCGAGCGCGCCAAGAACGAAGCCCAGGCATATGCCAACGATGTGGTGCCTCGTGCTACCGGCTCGGCGGCTCGTCTGGGTGAAGAAGCGCAGGCTTACAAGTCCAAGATCGTGGCGCAGGCGCAGGGTGATGCGGGCCGCTTCAGCTCCTTGTACAGCGAGTACCAGAAAGCGCCTCAGGTTACGCGTGACCGCCTGTATCTGGACACCATGCAGCAGATCTACAGCAACGTGACCAAGGTGCTGGTCGAGTCCCGCCAGGGCTCCAACCTGCTGTACCTGCCGCTGGACAAGATCATGAGCGGTGTTGGCAGTGCTGCCAATGCAGCCGC
- the hflX gene encoding GTPase HflX, whose protein sequence is MLLVGVDFGVPHFDDELEELGLLAQTAGLLPVARLTCKRKAPDPALFVGSGKADEIRMLAQMHGAKEVWFDQALSPAQQRNLERHIQMPVNDRTMLILEIFAQRARSHEGKLQVELARLQYISTRLVRRWSHLERQAGGIGGRGGPGEKQIELDRRMIDESIKRTKERLKKVKKQRSTQRRQRSRRDVFNISLVGYTNAGKSTLFNAMVKARAYAADQLFATLDTTTRQMYLAEAEESVSLSDTVGFIRDLPHGLVDAFQATLQEAIDADLLLHVVDASNPGFPEQIQQVQKVLAEIGADDVPQVLVFNKLDAIEPERQPAQLQDEYELDGIPVPRVFVSARSGQGLAQLRQLLADRVLQARQEVEREEQKGADDTYWMSPDDEAQY, encoded by the coding sequence GTGCTGCTGGTAGGCGTGGATTTTGGCGTTCCCCATTTTGACGACGAGCTGGAAGAGCTGGGCCTGCTGGCACAGACTGCTGGCTTGCTTCCCGTTGCCCGTCTGACTTGCAAACGCAAGGCCCCCGACCCCGCCCTGTTCGTGGGCAGTGGCAAGGCGGACGAAATCCGCATGCTGGCCCAGATGCACGGCGCCAAGGAAGTCTGGTTTGACCAGGCTCTGAGCCCGGCGCAGCAGCGCAATCTGGAGCGTCACATCCAGATGCCGGTCAATGACCGGACCATGCTGATTCTGGAAATCTTTGCCCAGCGCGCACGCAGCCACGAAGGCAAGCTGCAGGTGGAACTGGCCCGTCTGCAATACATCAGCACACGCCTGGTGCGTCGCTGGAGCCACCTGGAGCGTCAGGCCGGCGGTATCGGTGGCCGTGGTGGCCCTGGTGAAAAGCAGATCGAGCTGGACCGCCGGATGATCGACGAGTCCATCAAGCGCACCAAGGAGCGCTTGAAGAAGGTCAAAAAGCAGCGCTCGACCCAGCGCCGCCAGCGTTCGCGTCGTGACGTTTTCAATATCTCGCTGGTGGGCTATACCAACGCGGGCAAATCCACACTGTTCAATGCCATGGTCAAGGCGCGAGCCTATGCGGCCGATCAGTTGTTTGCCACGCTGGATACGACCACCCGGCAGATGTATCTGGCAGAGGCCGAGGAGTCGGTTTCCCTGTCAGACACGGTGGGTTTCATCCGTGACTTGCCGCACGGTCTGGTGGATGCTTTCCAGGCTACTTTGCAGGAGGCGATTGACGCCGACCTGCTGCTGCATGTGGTGGATGCATCCAACCCCGGCTTCCCGGAACAAATACAACAAGTGCAGAAAGTTCTGGCGGAAATCGGGGCAGACGATGTGCCTCAGGTCCTGGTCTTCAACAAGCTGGATGCCATAGAGCCCGAGCGTCAGCCTGCGCAACTGCAGGATGAGTACGAGCTTGACGGCATTCCTGTGCCGCGTGTGTTTGTCAGTGCCCGGTCCGGGCAAGGGCTGGCACAGTTGCGGCAATTGCTGGCAGACCGGGTCTTGCAGGCGCGTCAGGAAGTTGAGCGCGAAGAGCAGAAGGGGGCGGACGATACGTACTGGATGTCCCCGGATGATGAGGCGCAATACTAG
- the hfq gene encoding RNA chaperone Hfq: MSNKGQLLQDPFLNALRREHVPVSIYLVNGIKLQGQIESFDQYVVLLRNTVTQMVYKHAISTIVPGRAVNFSAAAAADGEVAAS, translated from the coding sequence GTGAGCAATAAAGGTCAACTCCTCCAAGATCCGTTCCTGAACGCACTGCGTCGTGAACATGTGCCAGTCTCCATCTATCTGGTCAACGGCATCAAGCTGCAAGGCCAAATCGAGTCGTTTGACCAGTACGTGGTGTTGCTGCGCAACACCGTGACACAGATGGTTTACAAGCACGCCATCTCCACCATCGTTCCCGGCCGCGCCGTGAACTTCTCGGCTGCAGCAGCGGCTGACGGCGAAGTCGCCGCATCCTAA
- the der gene encoding ribosome biogenesis GTPase Der, whose product MKPVIALVGRPNVGKSTLFNRLTKSRDAIVADFAGLTRDRHYGQGRQGKHEYIVIDTGGFEPDASRGIFKEMAKQTQQAVAEADVVIFVLDARAGLSGQDHEIANYLRRLSKPTLLVANKAEGMKDGAQLSEFYELGLGEVMPVSAAHGQGVRTLVDAALGLLNLPEPEEEIFGEEDQKPVRLAVAGRPNAGKSTLINTWLGEERLVAFDMPGTTRDAITVPFERNGQKFELIDTAGLRRKGKVFEAIEKFSVVKTLQAIEGANVVLLLIDATAGVTDQDAHIAGYILESGRSVVLAINKWDAVDDYQRQMLERSIETRLSFLKFAPLHFISAQKRQGLEPLWKSIIQAHRSATCKMPTPVLTRILMEALQFQTPKKVGAYRPKMRYAHQGGMNPPIIVIHGNSLDLVTDAYKRFLEGRFRKEFNLVGTPLRIDMKTSHNPYADKD is encoded by the coding sequence ATGAAGCCAGTTATTGCCCTGGTAGGGCGCCCCAATGTGGGCAAGTCGACGCTGTTTAATCGGCTCACGAAGTCGAGGGATGCCATCGTCGCCGACTTTGCTGGTCTGACGCGTGATCGCCACTACGGCCAAGGTCGTCAGGGCAAGCATGAATACATCGTCATTGACACCGGCGGTTTTGAGCCCGACGCGTCACGCGGCATCTTCAAGGAGATGGCCAAGCAGACGCAGCAGGCCGTGGCCGAAGCCGATGTGGTGATCTTTGTGCTGGATGCGCGCGCAGGCCTGTCCGGCCAGGATCACGAGATTGCCAACTACCTGCGTCGTTTGAGCAAGCCAACGCTGCTGGTAGCCAACAAGGCCGAAGGCATGAAGGATGGCGCACAACTGTCCGAGTTCTATGAACTGGGTCTGGGTGAAGTCATGCCCGTCTCGGCCGCGCATGGCCAGGGCGTGCGAACCCTGGTGGACGCTGCGCTGGGTCTGCTGAATCTGCCTGAGCCTGAAGAAGAAATCTTCGGTGAGGAAGACCAAAAGCCTGTGCGTCTGGCCGTGGCGGGGCGCCCCAACGCAGGCAAGTCCACGCTCATCAACACCTGGCTGGGTGAAGAGCGACTGGTGGCTTTTGACATGCCTGGCACCACACGTGATGCCATCACCGTGCCTTTTGAGCGCAACGGCCAGAAGTTCGAACTGATCGACACCGCCGGCCTGCGCCGCAAGGGTAAAGTGTTCGAGGCCATCGAGAAGTTCTCTGTGGTCAAGACACTGCAGGCCATTGAAGGCGCCAATGTGGTGCTGCTGCTGATTGATGCCACGGCGGGTGTGACCGATCAGGATGCCCACATTGCGGGCTACATCCTGGAAAGCGGCCGCTCGGTGGTGCTGGCCATCAACAAATGGGATGCGGTGGACGACTATCAGCGCCAGATGCTGGAGCGCTCTATCGAAACCCGCCTGTCCTTTCTGAAGTTCGCACCGCTGCACTTCATCTCGGCGCAAAAGCGCCAGGGTCTTGAGCCGCTGTGGAAGTCCATCATCCAGGCGCATCGCTCGGCAACCTGCAAGATGCCGACTCCGGTGCTGACCCGCATCCTGATGGAAGCGCTGCAGTTCCAGACACCCAAGAAGGTTGGTGCCTATCGCCCCAAGATGCGATACGCCCACCAGGGTGGCATGAACCCGCCCATCATTGTGATTCACGGCAACTCGCTGGATCTGGTGACAGACGCCTACAAGCGTTTTCTGGAAGGACGCTTCCGCAAGGAATTCAATCTGGTGGGCACACCGTTGCGCATCGATATGAAAACCTCCCATAATCCTTACGCCGACAAGGATTAA
- the bamB gene encoding outer membrane protein assembly factor BamB, which produces MKTSAHTVTRTATRVLALTVLAGALSACSMFGSKDAPKPLDLGANPAKIAVHQAWTAKLGSEVPLAMPAWVHGNTVTVVTKDGSVTTLDANSGSQLGKFSAGEPLTTGVGSDGQRTAVVTRSNELKVFAEGKQLWKQRLGAAVYTPPLVAGGRVFVMLADRSLAAYDANSGRELWSAEGPSNEPLILRQPGVLLPAGNTLVVGVSGRLAGVDPDNGSVRWMAPLAAPRGTNDVERLVDLVGPVSRVGNSLCARAFQATVGCVDVSNANVRWTQNSKGSDGIDGDEQSVFGAESNGTVQAWRRTDGERLWSVDKLQYRKLTAPLVLGRSVVLADDLGTVHMLSREDGSALTRLQTDKAGVATAPVVAANTLVVVSRSGTVYGFKPD; this is translated from the coding sequence TTGAAGACTTCTGCCCACACTGTGACTCGCACGGCTACACGCGTACTGGCGCTGACTGTATTGGCTGGCGCACTGAGCGCTTGCTCCATGTTTGGTAGCAAGGATGCGCCAAAGCCTCTGGACCTGGGTGCTAATCCCGCCAAGATCGCCGTGCACCAGGCCTGGACTGCCAAGCTGGGCAGCGAAGTGCCTCTGGCCATGCCAGCATGGGTACATGGCAACACGGTGACGGTGGTGACCAAGGATGGCAGTGTCACGACGCTGGACGCCAACAGCGGCAGCCAGCTGGGTAAATTCAGCGCCGGTGAGCCGCTGACCACAGGCGTGGGCAGCGATGGCCAGCGTACTGCCGTGGTCACGCGCAGCAATGAACTGAAGGTGTTTGCCGAAGGCAAGCAACTGTGGAAGCAGCGCCTTGGCGCCGCGGTGTACACGCCTCCGCTGGTGGCGGGTGGCCGTGTCTTTGTGATGCTGGCAGATCGCTCGCTGGCCGCTTATGACGCCAACAGCGGCCGTGAACTGTGGTCGGCAGAAGGCCCATCGAATGAGCCGCTGATTCTGCGTCAGCCCGGTGTGCTGCTGCCTGCTGGCAATACGCTGGTGGTAGGCGTTTCTGGCCGTCTGGCGGGTGTGGACCCCGACAACGGTTCTGTGCGCTGGATGGCGCCTCTGGCGGCACCTCGCGGCACCAACGATGTGGAGCGACTGGTGGATCTGGTCGGACCTGTCAGCCGCGTAGGCAACAGCCTGTGCGCCCGTGCTTTCCAGGCCACCGTGGGCTGTGTGGATGTCAGCAACGCCAATGTGCGCTGGACACAGAACTCCAAGGGCAGCGATGGTATTGACGGTGATGAACAATCCGTCTTTGGTGCCGAAAGTAATGGCACGGTGCAGGCTTGGCGTCGTACGGACGGCGAGCGCCTGTGGTCCGTGGACAAGCTGCAGTACCGCAAGCTGACCGCACCCTTGGTGCTGGGCCGTTCTGTGGTGCTGGCTGATGATTTGGGGACTGTGCACATGCTGTCGCGTGAAGACGGCTCTGCACTGACCCGTTTGCAAACTGATAAGGCGGGAGTCGCCACTGCGCCGGTTGTGGCCGCCAATACTCTGGTGGTCGTCAGCCGTAGCGGGACGGTGTACGGCTTCAAGCCTGATTGA
- a CDS encoding YfgM family protein translates to MANHFDLEEQEQLDQLKHFWNSWGTLITGVLVVVFACIASWNGWQYWQKRQSVQAAGLEFAVDQALTTKDQARADQAFAELKEKYAGTAQASQTGLLLAKAHVDAGKIDDAKAVLSWVMEKGDEGSKALARLRLSAVLEQKKNFDEGLKVLEASMPEAFVGLQADRRGDLYSALGKPQDAVTQYQAAYKALDKDLDYRHLVEFKLNALGAAPETAALVKTTASEK, encoded by the coding sequence ATGGCAAATCATTTCGACCTTGAAGAACAAGAGCAACTCGATCAGCTCAAGCATTTCTGGAATTCCTGGGGTACCTTGATCACTGGCGTGCTGGTGGTGGTGTTTGCGTGCATCGCCAGCTGGAATGGCTGGCAATACTGGCAAAAGCGCCAGTCTGTGCAGGCGGCAGGCCTGGAGTTTGCTGTCGATCAGGCGCTGACCACCAAGGATCAGGCGCGTGCCGATCAGGCGTTCGCTGAACTCAAGGAAAAGTATGCTGGCACTGCACAGGCCAGCCAGACAGGGCTGCTGCTGGCCAAGGCCCATGTGGATGCAGGCAAGATCGACGATGCCAAGGCTGTGCTGAGCTGGGTGATGGAAAAGGGCGACGAAGGCTCCAAGGCCCTGGCGCGCCTGCGTCTGTCTGCCGTGCTGGAGCAGAAGAAGAATTTTGACGAAGGCCTCAAGGTGCTGGAAGCTTCCATGCCCGAAGCCTTTGTCGGCCTGCAGGCGGATCGCCGTGGCGACCTGTATTCTGCGCTGGGCAAGCCTCAGGATGCCGTGACTCAGTATCAGGCAGCCTACAAGGCGCTGGACAAGGATCTGGACTACCGCCACCTGGTGGAATTCAAGCTCAATGCGCTGGGTGCAGCTCCTGAAACGGCGGCCCTGGTGAAGACAACTGCGTCGGAGAAATAA
- the hisS gene encoding histidine--tRNA ligase codes for MNDILPPDSARWEWFEDKVRNLMGRFAYRNIRTPIVEPTALFVRGLGEVTDIVEKEMYSFEDKLNGEHLTIRPEGTAGVVRAIVENNLLYDGGKRLFYIGPMFRHERPQRGRYRQFHQVGVEAMGFAGPELDAEVILLAAQLWKELGIDDVRLELNSLGQPEERKAHREALIAYFEQHTDVMDEEAKRRMYSNPLRVLDTKNAAMQDMVNAAPKLMDYLGDASKAHLKAVQDILDANGVAWTLNPRLVRGMDYYNLTVFEFITDKLGSQGTICGGGRYDYLIEEVGGKPAPAVGWGMGIERVLEVLKEIGAEIPQPAADAYAIIPDASALPQVFKTVQQLRSAGVAVQMHAAAGGSAEGMGSMKSQFKKADGSGARFALIFGADELAQGKVTVKSLRDGEGQQVQQSLAEVAQWAGSLKSAA; via the coding sequence ATGAACGACATCCTCCCGCCGGACTCGGCCCGCTGGGAATGGTTTGAGGACAAGGTTCGCAATCTGATGGGGCGCTTTGCCTATCGCAATATCCGCACGCCTATCGTCGAGCCCACGGCCCTGTTCGTGCGCGGTCTGGGTGAGGTGACCGATATTGTTGAAAAGGAAATGTATTCCTTTGAAGACAAGCTCAACGGAGAACACCTGACCATTCGCCCCGAAGGCACGGCGGGCGTGGTGCGTGCGATTGTCGAAAACAATCTGCTGTATGACGGCGGCAAGCGCCTGTTCTACATCGGCCCCATGTTCCGCCACGAGCGCCCTCAGCGTGGCCGCTATCGCCAGTTCCACCAAGTGGGGGTGGAGGCCATGGGCTTCGCCGGCCCCGAGCTGGACGCCGAAGTCATTCTGCTGGCTGCGCAACTGTGGAAAGAGCTGGGCATTGACGACGTGCGTCTGGAACTCAACAGCCTGGGTCAGCCCGAAGAGCGCAAGGCCCACCGCGAAGCGCTGATTGCCTACTTCGAGCAGCACACCGATGTGATGGACGAAGAGGCCAAGCGCCGCATGTACAGCAACCCGCTGCGCGTGCTCGATACCAAAAACGCTGCCATGCAGGACATGGTCAACGCAGCGCCCAAGCTGATGGACTATCTGGGCGATGCCTCCAAGGCTCACCTGAAGGCCGTGCAGGATATTCTGGATGCCAACGGCGTCGCATGGACGCTGAATCCGCGTCTGGTGCGCGGCATGGACTATTACAACCTCACGGTGTTCGAGTTCATTACCGACAAGCTGGGCTCGCAGGGCACTATCTGCGGCGGTGGTCGCTATGACTATCTGATTGAGGAAGTGGGCGGAAAGCCTGCTCCCGCTGTGGGCTGGGGTATGGGCATTGAGCGCGTGCTGGAAGTGCTCAAGGAAATCGGTGCCGAGATTCCTCAGCCTGCCGCAGATGCCTATGCCATCATTCCCGATGCATCGGCGCTGCCACAAGTTTTCAAGACGGTGCAGCAACTGCGCTCTGCTGGCGTGGCTGTGCAAATGCACGCCGCTGCAGGGGGCTCGGCTGAGGGCATGGGCTCGATGAAGTCGCAGTTCAAGAAGGCCGATGGCTCGGGTGCACGCTTTGCGCTGATCTTTGGCGCCGACGAGCTGGCGCAAGGCAAGGTCACCGTCAAATCGCTGCGCGATGGTGAAGGTCAGCAAGTTCAGCAATCCCTGGCAGAAGTCGCTCAATGGGCGGGCAGCCTAAAATCGGCGGCCTGA
- the ispG gene encoding flavodoxin-dependent (E)-4-hydroxy-3-methylbut-2-enyl-diphosphate synthase produces MTVQDSEKAIDIASPLPRKSRQAKVVWRNNVVTVGGDAPVRVQSMTNTDTVDAVETAIQVRQLAQAGSEMVRITVNTPEAAAAVPYIREQLDRMGEYVPLVGDFHYNGHRLLTDYPECAQALSKYRINPGNVGKGDKKDKQFGQMIEIAAKYDKAVRIGVNWGSMDQEIMAELMDQNSKRAKPWETRQVMYEALITSAITSAELAKNIGLNPDNIILSCKVSGVQDLISVYRELARRCDYALHLGLTEAGMGTKGTVASTAALSVLLQEGIGDTIRVSLTPQPGEARTQEVVVASEILQALGLRVFVPSVTACPGCGRTTSTTFQELAKKIDDFLRGEMPVWRTQYPGVEAMKVAVMGCIVNGPGESKHADIGISLPGNGEAPAAPVFIDGEKALTLRGEHIAEEFQTLVLQYVQRRYGSAS; encoded by the coding sequence ATGACAGTGCAAGATTCAGAGAAAGCCATTGACATCGCCAGCCCGCTGCCGCGCAAATCGCGTCAGGCCAAGGTGGTGTGGCGCAACAACGTGGTGACCGTGGGTGGCGATGCGCCTGTGCGTGTGCAGTCCATGACCAATACCGACACCGTGGATGCCGTGGAAACGGCGATTCAGGTGCGTCAGCTGGCGCAGGCTGGCTCGGAGATGGTGCGCATCACCGTCAACACGCCCGAGGCTGCGGCTGCTGTGCCCTATATCCGTGAGCAACTCGACCGCATGGGCGAGTATGTGCCGCTGGTGGGGGACTTTCACTACAACGGCCACCGTTTGCTGACCGACTATCCCGAGTGCGCCCAGGCGCTGTCCAAGTACCGCATCAACCCCGGCAACGTGGGCAAGGGCGACAAAAAGGACAAGCAGTTCGGCCAGATGATCGAGATTGCCGCCAAGTACGACAAAGCCGTGCGCATTGGCGTGAACTGGGGCTCGATGGACCAGGAAATCATGGCCGAGCTGATGGATCAGAACAGCAAGCGTGCCAAGCCCTGGGAAACGCGTCAGGTCATGTACGAGGCATTGATTACCTCGGCCATTACCTCGGCTGAGCTGGCCAAGAACATCGGCCTGAACCCCGACAACATCATCTTGTCGTGCAAGGTCAGCGGTGTGCAGGATTTGATCTCCGTCTACCGCGAACTGGCCCGCCGCTGCGACTATGCGCTGCACCTGGGTCTGACCGAGGCGGGTATGGGTACCAAGGGCACGGTGGCATCCACCGCCGCGCTGTCCGTGCTGCTGCAGGAAGGCATTGGCGACACGATTCGCGTCTCGCTCACGCCCCAGCCCGGCGAGGCTCGCACGCAGGAAGTGGTGGTCGCGTCCGAGATTCTGCAGGCCCTGGGTCTGCGCGTGTTTGTGCCCAGCGTCACCGCTTGCCCGGGTTGCGGCCGCACGACCAGCACCACTTTCCAGGAGCTGGCCAAGAAGATTGACGACTTTCTGCGCGGTGAAATGCCCGTGTGGCGCACCCAGTACCCCGGTGTGGAAGCCATGAAAGTGGCCGTGATGGGTTGCATCGTCAACGGCCCTGGCGAGAGCAAGCATGCCGACATCGGCATCAGCCTGCCTGGCAATGGTGAAGCACCTGCTGCGCCTGTGTTCATTGATGGTGAAAAAGCCCTGACGCTGCGCGGCGAGCACATTGCCGAAGAGTTCCAGACGCTGGTGCTGCAATATGTGCAGCGCCGCTACGGCTCTGCAAGCTAA
- a CDS encoding helix-turn-helix domain-containing protein → MSDGVVKEVTMQSEEQAQTQTTAGAILRQAREAARMQLPTMAAMLKVPQHKLEALEADQYEAFPDHVFMRALAMGMCRNLHIDAESVLALLPRTALKSLSNAGGGINETVKERSHFKSSGTPLDSREGSSRKIIAGVLLLLAAAAAVYFVPLQQSAEGGSASQEAAQSGAQPPATGVVVESGSVVTPSETPAEGAAPLPSALAANETAPAAPATTAAPAAPESPVAPAAPAVAAAAVPEAATGSPSAATKGSVLEFKAVTQSWVKVKDASGKVVLEKTLAKDESVTAEGTLPLSVIVGNAKGTQVMVRGEPFDISTTRDNVARFEVK, encoded by the coding sequence ATGAGTGACGGTGTGGTGAAAGAGGTGACTATGCAAAGCGAAGAGCAGGCGCAAACCCAGACAACCGCCGGCGCCATCTTGCGTCAGGCGCGGGAAGCAGCCCGCATGCAATTGCCAACGATGGCAGCAATGCTCAAGGTGCCCCAGCACAAGCTGGAGGCACTGGAGGCCGATCAATACGAAGCCTTCCCCGATCATGTGTTCATGCGCGCTCTGGCCATGGGCATGTGCCGCAATCTGCATATTGATGCAGAGTCCGTTCTGGCCTTGCTGCCACGCACAGCGCTCAAAAGTCTGAGCAATGCGGGCGGCGGCATCAACGAAACAGTCAAGGAGCGCAGCCACTTCAAGTCTTCGGGAACCCCGCTGGACTCGCGTGAGGGCAGCTCGCGTAAGATCATCGCTGGTGTTCTGTTGCTGCTGGCCGCTGCTGCTGCCGTGTACTTTGTGCCTTTGCAGCAGTCTGCTGAAGGTGGTAGTGCCAGCCAGGAAGCCGCGCAGTCTGGCGCCCAGCCTCCCGCCACTGGTGTGGTGGTGGAGTCCGGTTCGGTGGTGACGCCTTCGGAGACGCCTGCCGAAGGTGCTGCGCCTTTGCCATCTGCGCTGGCTGCGAATGAAACAGCCCCCGCTGCTCCAGCAACTACTGCGGCTCCTGCCGCCCCAGAGTCACCTGTAGCGCCTGCCGCACCTGCGGTGGCCGCTGCGGCTGTGCCTGAGGCTGCGACAGGCAGTCCCTCTGCTGCAACCAAGGGATCGGTGCTGGAATTCAAAGCCGTGACGCAATCCTGGGTCAAAGTCAAGGATGCATCGGGCAAGGTGGTTCTGGAAAAGACGCTGGCCAAGGATGAGTCTGTGACCGCCGAGGGCACGCTGCCTCTGTCCGTGATCGTGGGTAACGCCAAGGGCACCCAGGTGATGGTGCGTGGCGAGCCTTTTGATATTTCGACTACGCGTGACAACGTGGCCCGCTTCGAAGTGAAATAA
- the pilW gene encoding type IV pilus biogenesis/stability protein PilW, with protein MRAVVSQPVLKHWGLLARWGVPVVAAALVGCTSTTTTTTSSTSVPQTSVMGTGTPSIADASRRAQIRLELAANYYQAGRLDVAMEEVGQALTAKPDYADAYGLLGLILMQNQDWTQADVAMRKAIDLNPKDGNQIHNYGWMLCQQKRFDVAQPWFDKALAAPGYREQPKTLLAKGMCYQQAGQLDQAYESMLRAYEMDLGNAAAGYNLANVLWLKGDLNKAQFYIRRLNNNSNQASAESLWLGIKINRALHDDIGVRQLANQLRDRYPQSRQWLAYERGAFNE; from the coding sequence ATGAGGGCAGTGGTAAGCCAGCCGGTTTTGAAGCATTGGGGTCTGCTGGCCCGGTGGGGCGTTCCGGTTGTTGCTGCCGCGTTGGTTGGCTGCACCAGCACGACCACCACGACAACTTCTTCCACCTCGGTGCCGCAGACTTCGGTCATGGGTACCGGTACGCCCTCAATTGCGGATGCCAGCCGGCGTGCGCAGATTCGTCTGGAACTGGCGGCCAACTACTACCAGGCAGGTCGTCTGGATGTGGCCATGGAAGAGGTGGGGCAGGCACTGACGGCCAAACCTGACTATGCCGACGCCTACGGTCTGCTGGGCTTGATCCTGATGCAGAACCAGGACTGGACGCAGGCTGACGTTGCCATGCGCAAAGCCATTGACCTGAACCCCAAAGACGGCAACCAGATTCACAACTACGGCTGGATGCTGTGCCAGCAAAAACGCTTCGATGTGGCGCAGCCCTGGTTTGACAAGGCGCTGGCAGCCCCCGGCTACCGCGAGCAGCCCAAAACCCTGTTGGCCAAGGGCATGTGCTATCAGCAGGCAGGTCAGCTCGATCAGGCCTATGAGAGCATGCTGCGCGCCTATGAGATGGACCTGGGCAATGCGGCAGCAGGCTACAACCTGGCCAATGTACTGTGGCTCAAGGGTGATCTGAACAAGGCGCAGTTCTACATCCGCCGTCTGAATAACAATAGCAACCAAGCCAGCGCAGAAAGCCTGTGGCTGGGAATCAAAATAAACAGGGCATTGCACGACGATATTGGAGTGCGTCAGCTGGCCAACCAGCTGCGTGATCGCTACCCGCAGTCACGCCAGTGGCTGGCCTATGAGCGTGGAGCCTTCAATGAGTGA